The region GGGCAAGGGCATTCCGGATGGCCTGCGCACAGCAGATGCGGCTACAGTAAGGCCGACGCTCATCGCGCGAGCCCACACACAGAATCATGACCACGGACTTGAGCCGCGCGGGGTCGATTTTGCCCTTGGCGAGCCGTTGCTCCAGCTGGGTCTGGGTGAGCACGCGGCGGTTTCTTCCGTATAGATACTCCCTTGGTTGATATTCGACGGCACCTGTGGTCACCACCACGGCCCCATGCTCCAGCTGGCGCTTCGCCCCAGAGGCCCTTCGCACCGTCGTGCGGAAGTTGCCCACGAAGCCATCAACACGTGTCACTTCCGAGCGCAGGTGGGCTGTGATCCGCGGATTCGCTCTGACCTTCTCGATGGTGGTTCGCACAAAGTCGGCAACGTCCAATCCCTCCAAGGTGCGATCGAAGAGCAGCGCGTTGCCCCCGAGTTCTCCGCTCTTCTCCACGAGGTCGACCGCGAAGCCCTGAGCGGCAACGTCGAGAGCCGCAATCATGCCGGTGACGCCGCCGCCGATGACCAGCGCCCGGGGTGTGACCCTGAGCGCGCCACGCGGCGCTGCGACGGCGCTGTGCAAACGCATTGCCGCTGCGTGGAGCAGGAACCTTGCCTTCTCGAGTGCCATTCCGCGGTCGGCGTGAATCCAGCCCACCTGCTCCCGCAACGGTACTACCTCCAACATGCGGCGATCAACTCCCGCCTCCGCCAACATCTGGACGAAACGGTCTTCGTACAGGTGAGGCGAGCAGGCGCCAAACAGCACCCGGTTCAGTCCATGCGCGCGGATGTCCTTCTTAACCTCCGCCAAGGTCGACTGGAAGCAGAGCAGGTCCACCACCGCCACATGAGCAACTCCGGGAAGGTTCCTTGCGGCATTCGCCAAGGCCTGCAGGTCGAGAACATCGCCGATTTCTCCCTTGCACCCGCAGAGAAAGATGCCAATCCGTGGCTCGGAGCCCCGATGCTCTGCGGGGCTCAACACCTGCTCTGCCTTGCCACGCGCATGCCGGCCAGGCTTGACCACGAGGGCTGCTTGTGCGGCAGCGGCAAGTCCTTGGGCCACGCTCTCTGGAATATCGCGGGGGGCAGTGAGGGCGCCGCAGGCAAAGACCCCGGCCCGTCCGGTGGTCACCGCGGAGAAGCCGGGGTATGAAACAAAACCGTGGCGGTTCACCTTTGCCCCCAGGGCAGAGGCGAGCTGAGCGCTTTGCTCCGCAGGGCCTAAGCCTACCGAAAGAACCACTAACTCGAACTCCCGCCGCTGGAATGAGCCATCCTCGGCCTCGTACACCACGACCAGGTTCTTGCTGGCGGGGTGTTCCTCCACCGCCGACACCCGGCATCGGGTGAATTCAACCCCCAGTTCCTGTTGGGCCCTCTGGTACACGCGGTGATAGCCCTTGCCGAAGGCGCGCACGTCCATATAAAAGATCTGCGACTGTATTCCTGCCGCCTTGAGGTGTGCTGCCTCCTTGATGGCAAACATGCAGCAGGCCGAGGAGCAGTAGTCGTGTTCGGCATCCCGGGAGCCTATGCACTGGAGAAAAGCCACCGAGCGCGGAACCTTGCCGTCCGAGGGGCGGCGCACGGCCCCTTGTGTTGGCCCGCCCTCGCTGGTGAGCCGCTCTAACTCAGTGCTGGTCACCACATTGGCAAATCGGCCGTAGCCAAATTGGCTCAGTGACGATGGGTCAAACTCTCGGAATCCAAAGGCAGCCACCACCGCGCCGACCTGTAGCCGCTGGGTGGTCGGCCCGGCCTCCAGGCAAATAGCAGCCGTGGGGCAAATGCGCACGCATTCGCCGCAGCGCGTGCAGGCGACCGCGTCGATAGTGTAGAGGCGCGGTATGCCCAAGCCGTGGCGCACGTACACCGCTTTACGCACGCTCAGCCCCTGGTTGAACTCGTCCTTAACCTCCACCGGGCACGCTGGAACGCAGCGGCCACAGGTAATGCACTTTTCCGGGTCCACGAACTGCGCGCCGGTCACCACGGTGGCCACGAAGGCCCCAGGCTTACCTTCAAGGGCAGTAACCTGGCTGTCAAAAAGCACCTTGACGTTGGGGTAGAAAAGCCCACGCCGCAGGCAGAAGCCCGACACCCCCTCACCGGGCACGGCCGGCAAGAGCTTGCAGAAGCCGCAATCGTCGGTGGGGAACTGCCTGTCGAGCTGCAGCACCTTGCCCCCCACCATCGACGACTTGTCCACCAGGTAGACGGGAACCCCCATATCGGCCAGCTCGATGGCCGCCCGAATGCCTGCAACGCCTGCCCCCACCACCAGCACTGCTTGAGTCTTCTCCCTTTGCTGCGCCACGTGCTTCGTCCCTCGCGCTTCGGTTGCTGGAGATCCCTTAGGCCACGGCCGCCGGTAATACCTTGGCCAACACCTCGTCTGGCCGCACCTTGTTGAGGCGGAAGCCAAGGTCCTTCGGGTCGTAGCCCATGGCAAGTCCTAACACCTGGGGATAGAAAAAGACCGGCAGGGCGATTTCACGCTGAAACTGCTCCTCCACCTTCTTCTGGTTATCTTCGTAGAGTACGCTGCAGAAGGGGCAGATGGAGATGAGCGCATCCGCCCCAGCAGCCCGCACATCGCTCAGTTTCAGGCCCGACAGTCCCAAGGCCGTCGTCTGCTCCACACCGAGGATGGCGCCACCGCAGCAGTACTTCTTGGTCTCGTAGCGGATGACCTCAGCACCGGTAACTGCCACCAGCTCGTCCAGAGAACGCGCCGCCTCGGGGTCGTCGAAAGCGTCATAGTTCCCCTTGGGGCGCACAAAGTGGCAGCCATAATGCGGGGCCAACTTCAGTGCCGTC is a window of Calditrichota bacterium DNA encoding:
- a CDS encoding CoB--CoM heterodisulfide reductase iron-sulfur subunit A family protein, giving the protein MAQQREKTQAVLVVGAGVAGIRAAIELADMGVPVYLVDKSSMVGGKVLQLDRQFPTDDCGFCKLLPAVPGEGVSGFCLRRGLFYPNVKVLFDSQVTALEGKPGAFVATVVTGAQFVDPEKCITCGRCVPACPVEVKDEFNQGLSVRKAVYVRHGLGIPRLYTIDAVACTRCGECVRICPTAAICLEAGPTTQRLQVGAVVAAFGFREFDPSSLSQFGYGRFANVVTSTELERLTSEGGPTQGAVRRPSDGKVPRSVAFLQCIGSRDAEHDYCSSACCMFAIKEAAHLKAAGIQSQIFYMDVRAFGKGYHRVYQRAQQELGVEFTRCRVSAVEEHPASKNLVVVYEAEDGSFQRREFELVVLSVGLGPAEQSAQLASALGAKVNRHGFVSYPGFSAVTTGRAGVFACGALTAPRDIPESVAQGLAAAAQAALVVKPGRHARGKAEQVLSPAEHRGSEPRIGIFLCGCKGEIGDVLDLQALANAARNLPGVAHVAVVDLLCFQSTLAEVKKDIRAHGLNRVLFGACSPHLYEDRFVQMLAEAGVDRRMLEVVPLREQVGWIHADRGMALEKARFLLHAAAMRLHSAVAAPRGALRVTPRALVIGGGVTGMIAALDVAAQGFAVDLVEKSGELGGNALLFDRTLEGLDVADFVRTTIEKVRANPRITAHLRSEVTRVDGFVGNFRTTVRRASGAKRQLEHGAVVVTTGAVEYQPREYLYGRNRRVLTQTQLEQRLAKGKIDPARLKSVVMILCVGSRDERRPYCSRICCAQAIRNALALKTANPELAVYVLNRDIMTYGFSEEYYTKAREAGVIFLRYDLAEKPVVRQRNGKLEVLVLDKIIDEMLLLTPDLVVLSTGVVAAKNGRLSKVLRVPLDEDGFFAEVNSKFRPLDFARAGVFVAGLAHSPRSLRESVTHAHALAARVTALLARGELSWQGVYAHPDEELCTGCRICESACEFDAIRINRVRENGRYKERAEVIQAMCTGCGCCVAACPSGAMGQQGRTREQLMAVIGAALA
- a CDS encoding CoB--CoM heterodisulfide reductase iron-sulfur subunit B family protein translates to MKYALFLGCTVPIRSQNYEVAVRAVAARLGIELVDVEDFSCCGFPVKSTNAQTTLLMAARNLAVAEEQGLDVCCLCSACSAVLTETNLELQQHPELLRQVNRQLRKIKRQYRGSVKVKHFARILYEDYGLEDLRRHVTRPLTALKLAPHYGCHFVRPKGNYDAFDDPEAARSLDELVAVTGAEVIRYETKKYCCGGAILGVEQTTALGLSGLKLSDVRAAGADALISICPFCSVLYEDNQKKVEEQFQREIALPVFFYPQVLGLAMGYDPKDLGFRLNKVRPDEVLAKVLPAAVA